Within Candidatus Zixiibacteriota bacterium, the genomic segment GGCGCCGAGGAGATTAAGGATGCAAGCCTGATACGAAATGAGGAAATCGAAGCTGGAGAAGGACGCGCTGCCCTGCTCCTTGGTGACGGCAAATTCAACCTCCCGGCCGAGCAGCGTCATCGGCGGCTTGCTGATACGGAACACAAAAGGTGCAGAACTGATGACTTCCGCATAAATCAGGCAGGAGTCCGCTTCGCTGCAATTGTCGGTAACGATCACACGGAAACTGAATAGTTGCCCGCCATCGGCGGTAACAAAGGCATAGTGAAGTGAGCCGGTGCTATCGATGGTTACCGTACCGGCCGGCGGCGTCCCGAGCGCGGAGACTGACCATGACAATTGTTCACATCCGGGCGCCGCGACCGCAGTAAGTTGCACCGAGGCTTCGTCGCACAGGAACGCCTTAATGCTGGGCGGGCAGAAAGTGATAACGGGAGCCGATAGCGCTAATGAAACGTGCACGATCCAGAGAATCACGGCCAAGACAACCGAGCGCTTCATGATCATGTCCTTCCGCAACGCGTCATCTATACCTGCCGATTTATTTCAGCAGCACCATCTTCCGAGTTTCGCTGTACGCACCAGCTGAGGCGCGGTAAAAGTAGACGCCGCTCGGCATGGAGCGCGCATCCCACTCGATACTCACTGCACCGGAATTGCGGCCGGTGAAGGACTTCACCACCTGACCGGCGATGTTGATGATCTCGAGTGACCAATCCGATTCGACAGGCAGTGCCAGTTGAATCGTTGTGGTCGGATTGAACGGATTCGGGACGTTTTGACTCAAAGCAAACTTCGTCGGCAGAGCGCTGCGCTCAAGACGCGTATTCAGTAGATTGCCTTGATAGTCGGCCACCTGAAAGTCGACCAGCGCGACATCGCCGGAAACTGAGAAAAGTGGATTGGACCCGGCAGAAAGACGTCGGGACATGTCCTCCAGGCCGGAATAGAGCAGGACGCGGAGGAGGCCGTCTGCGATGGAGGATTCAAGCCGCAAGTCGCTGAAATTGTGAATACTGTAATCGCCGTTCACGTGGAAGGTCGCATACAATGCGCCAACTTCCACCGGCGCAGTCAGGGACAAAGTGCCGTTAAAGTCGACCGTCGCATGATTGGCGAACGGAGTCAGCTTGGGAAACGGCAGCGCATCACCGACGATGACGCGCAGCAGGTAGACCAGGTCGCCGACGGTGAGCGTCAAGCCATCGGCGTTGACGTCGGAGGCGGCGATCTGTGCCTGGCGGAACTGCGGATTCGGATCGAGAGCGCTTAAACCGTAGAGGAAGTAGTTGGTGAACAGCACCGCGTCGGCGATCTCATTGGGAACGCCATTGAGGTTGATATCGCCGCGGGCATCGATGGAGTCGGCGCAGACGATGTCGATGCCGCCATTCCAGAAATAGATGTAACGGATTGGTTCGTACTTCTCGCTGACGTCGCAGTCGGCGCAGGCGCCACCGTAGGAAATGGCGAAGTAGCAGCTCAGGTCGGTGACTTCGAAGTTCGGATCGATCAGCGGATCGATGTTTTCGAAGTCAAAGACCTTGGAAGAGATCCAGAGGGTGTCACCGCCAACGTTGGAGAGGGCGTTATCGCCGCAATCGATCCAGGCGAATCGGATCGGGACGTACTGGCATTCAAAGGTCTGATTGGCGGTAACAAAGAACTTCAGGCTGACCATTTCCCCACCGTTTGGCACCGCGAAGCAGTCGGGGTGGTTGGCGCCGTTGTTGGCAT encodes:
- a CDS encoding T9SS type A sorting domain-containing protein, with protein sequence MKMAFGLATMLVLVTAAVSFGAYDVSVHFNGGSDVVYIGEDNTLEIYITNERPLRAMSLGFEFRNLAGSFDLVTPYGNKPLPPRPFYVQEHGDAIDRLAGFGGLHMAVHKVPDSVLIGGFSLDSGAVETPLPIHTSSILCYSFKIRIPAGQTPQPAGFCVDNIFFPPAGSWLFEPYSAAVNAPTFQGYPNTSATIPDAPAVCFDLVQRPPCNPPLITNCTEVPTKGTIAAPVTLDFNATNPEPGNLAWSVVANSSVVTAPTIDQNGNFSFQFDITESATLKNFTVIAANDCGGADSCQFAIENIPITPFVIRLEKTHNTLQGGYEYVSITKESGSDQIGGFDFLIAYDASALSFQTATLGAALGPAGCGWEYFTYRYGPFGNCGGPCPSGMLRVIAIADANNGANHPDCFAVPNGGEMVSLKFFVTANQTFECQYVPIRFAWIDCGDNALSNVGGDTLWISSKVFDFENIDPLIDPNFEVTDLSCYFAISYGGACADCDVSEKYEPIRYIYFWNGGIDIVCADSIDARGDINLNGVPNEIADAVLFTNYFLYGLSALDPNPQFRQAQIAASDVNADGLTLTVGDLVYLLRVIVGDALPFPKLTPFANHATVDFNGTLSLTAPVEVGALYATFHVNGDYSIHNFSDLRLESSIADGLLRVLLYSGLEDMSRRLSAGSNPLFSVSGDVALVDFQVADYQGNLLNTRLERSALPTKFALSQNVPNPFNPTTTIQLALPVESDWSLEIINIAGQVVKSFTGRNSGAVSIEWDARSMPSGVYFYRASAGAYSETRKMVLLK